From the genome of Marinitoga sp. 1197, one region includes:
- a CDS encoding NAD-dependent 4,6-dehydratase LegB, with translation MKVLVTGAEGFIGFHLTEMLVERGYNVKAFVRYNFQNNWGWLENSKYKNDIEIYTGDIRDYDSVYDAMKDVDIVFHLAALIGIPYSYISPLAYIKTNTEGTYNILEAARKLNVQRVIHTSTSEIYGTAQYVPIDEKHPYNPQSPYAASKAAADHLALSYYRSFELPVTIIRPFNTYGPRQSARAIIPTIISQILAGKNQIKLGNLTPTRDLNYVKDTANGFITVGLHEKTIGDIYNLGTGKEISIGDLAKKIIKLTGKNVEIVTDKQRLRPLKSEVERLLSNPEKAMKLTGWKPQYTLDEGLKETIEWIKENMQYFKVDIYNV, from the coding sequence ATGAAAGTATTAGTAACAGGAGCAGAAGGATTTATAGGTTTCCATTTAACAGAAATGCTTGTTGAAAGAGGATATAATGTAAAAGCATTTGTAAGATATAATTTTCAAAATAATTGGGGTTGGCTTGAAAATTCAAAATATAAAAACGATATTGAAATATATACAGGTGATATAAGAGATTATGATAGTGTGTATGATGCAATGAAAGATGTAGATATAGTTTTTCATTTAGCAGCATTAATTGGAATACCATATTCATATATTTCTCCTCTTGCATATATAAAAACTAATACAGAAGGAACATATAATATATTAGAAGCAGCAAGAAAATTAAACGTGCAAAGAGTAATACATACCTCAACAAGTGAAATATACGGAACAGCACAATATGTTCCAATAGACGAAAAACACCCATATAACCCTCAATCACCATATGCAGCTTCAAAAGCTGCAGCGGATCATTTAGCTTTAAGCTATTATAGATCATTTGAATTGCCGGTAACAATAATAAGACCGTTTAATACATACGGGCCAAGACAATCAGCAAGAGCTATAATACCTACAATAATCTCACAAATACTTGCGGGTAAAAATCAAATAAAATTAGGAAATTTAACACCAACAAGAGATTTAAATTATGTAAAAGACACAGCAAATGGATTTATAACAGTTGGCTTACATGAAAAAACTATTGGAGATATATATAATCTTGGAACAGGAAAAGAAATATCAATAGGGGATTTAGCCAAAAAAATAATAAAATTAACTGGAAAAAATGTTGAAATAGTAACAGATAAACAACGGCTAAGACCATTAAAATCCGAAGTTGAAAGACTATTATCAAATCCAGAAAAGGCAATGAAATTAACGGGATGGAAACCTCAATACACACTGGATGAAGGATTAAAAGAAACAATAGAATGGATAAAAGAAAATATGCAATATTTTAAAGTTGATATATATAACGTTTAG
- a CDS encoding LegC family aminotransferase, whose protein sequence is MKYIPLSIPNFIGKEKEYVLDAVESTWVSTGGSYIIRFEEEISKYLNIEKAVAVQSGTAGLHLGLKLLGVNPGDEVIVPTLTFIAAVNPVKYLCAEPIFMDCDDSLNIDINKLEEFLKNNCELTKEGLKNKNTGRIIKAIVVVHIFGNMADMESLMNIAEKYNLKVIEDATEALGTKYTEGKYNGKFAGTIGNIGVYSFNGNKIITTGGGGMLVARDIKIAEKAKYLSTQSKDDSLYYIHNEIGYNYRMTNLQAALGVAQLEQLEKFIEIKTKNYKLYKELISEIDGLRLLNFGQNTRPNYWFYSLFIENDKISRDELLKKLKEKGIETRPIWYLNHLQKPFEKNYAYKIKKAKYYWEKVLNIPCSTNLTEEDVKFVVEKIKKSII, encoded by the coding sequence ATGAAATATATACCATTGTCAATACCAAATTTCATTGGAAAAGAAAAAGAATATGTATTAGATGCTGTTGAGTCCACGTGGGTGTCTACAGGTGGATCATACATAATAAGATTTGAAGAAGAAATATCAAAATATTTAAATATTGAAAAAGCAGTTGCAGTTCAGAGTGGGACAGCAGGTCTTCATCTTGGATTAAAATTATTAGGGGTTAACCCAGGAGATGAAGTAATAGTTCCAACCTTAACATTTATAGCTGCAGTAAATCCTGTAAAATATTTATGTGCTGAACCTATATTCATGGATTGTGATGATTCATTAAATATAGATATTAACAAATTAGAGGAATTTTTAAAAAATAACTGCGAATTAACAAAAGAAGGATTAAAAAACAAAAATACAGGTAGGATAATAAAAGCAATAGTTGTTGTGCACATATTTGGAAATATGGCTGATATGGAAAGTTTGATGAATATAGCTGAAAAATATAATTTAAAAGTAATAGAAGATGCAACAGAAGCTTTAGGAACAAAATATACAGAAGGAAAATATAATGGGAAATTTGCTGGAACAATAGGAAATATAGGAGTATATTCATTTAATGGAAATAAAATAATAACCACCGGTGGAGGAGGAATGCTCGTTGCCAGAGATATAAAAATTGCAGAAAAAGCGAAGTACTTATCCACCCAATCAAAGGATGATTCATTATATTATATACATAATGAAATAGGATACAATTATAGAATGACAAATTTACAGGCTGCACTTGGAGTTGCTCAACTTGAACAATTAGAAAAGTTTATTGAAATAAAAACAAAAAATTATAAATTATATAAAGAATTGATTTCAGAAATAGATGGTTTGAGATTATTGAATTTCGGGCAAAACACAAGACCTAATTATTGGTTTTATTCACTATTCATAGAAAATGATAAAATATCCAGAGATGAATTATTAAAAAAATTAAAAGAAAAAGGGATAGAAACAAGACCTATATGGTATCTAAATCATTTGCAAAAGCCATTTGAAAAAAATTATGCTTATAAAATAAAAAAAGCAAAATATTATTGGGAAAAAGTATTAAATATTCCATGTAGTACAAATTTAACAGAAGAAGATGTTAAATTTGTTGTTGAAAAGATAAAAAAATCTATAATTTGA
- a CDS encoding ATP-grasp domain-containing protein, with amino-acid sequence MKILFTSPGRRVELIALFKKELSKYSNNFKIYGADYDELSPALYFVDKAFKLPYEINEKYVFKVLKIAKSEDISIIIPLIDPELKYFSKYRNLFEKENIFVMISKEESINVSIDKWETFLWAQKSGIRVPFTYKVSNLLLKKNIKFPIILKPRTGSASKGIFKCKGKSDLKKIFNSLSDQYIVQEYIDGDEITVDIFGTEEGVLIFESQRKRLKVRGGEIERGVTQKDKKLTEIIKILVKNFKPNGVINVQFIKNKKDGNYYLIEINARFGGGYPLSHFAGANYIELLLNMFYKKDLKFNENNYIENLFLMRYDNALYKRKEELIELD; translated from the coding sequence ATGAAAATATTATTTACTTCACCCGGGAGAAGGGTTGAGCTAATAGCGCTCTTTAAAAAAGAATTATCTAAATATAGTAATAATTTCAAAATTTATGGAGCTGACTATGATGAACTATCCCCTGCTTTATATTTTGTAGATAAAGCGTTTAAATTGCCGTATGAAATAAATGAAAAGTATGTTTTTAAAGTTTTAAAAATTGCAAAATCCGAAGATATTTCTATTATTATACCTTTAATTGATCCAGAATTAAAATATTTTTCTAAATATAGAAATTTATTTGAAAAAGAAAATATTTTTGTGATGATTTCTAAAGAAGAAAGTATAAACGTTTCAATAGATAAATGGGAAACGTTTTTATGGGCTCAGAAATCTGGTATAAGAGTTCCATTTACTTATAAAGTATCAAACTTATTACTTAAGAAAAATATAAAATTTCCAATAATATTAAAACCAAGAACTGGATCAGCATCTAAAGGAATATTTAAATGCAAGGGAAAATCAGACTTAAAAAAAATATTTAACTCTCTCAGTGATCAATATATTGTTCAAGAATATATTGATGGAGACGAAATAACGGTAGATATTTTTGGTACTGAAGAAGGAGTTTTAATTTTTGAATCTCAAAGAAAGCGTTTAAAAGTAAGAGGAGGAGAAATTGAGAGGGGAGTTACACAAAAAGACAAAAAATTAACGGAAATAATAAAAATTCTTGTTAAGAATTTCAAACCTAATGGTGTAATAAATGTACAATTTATAAAAAATAAAAAAGATGGAAATTATTATCTTATAGAAATAAATGCCAGATTTGGTGGGGGATATCCGTTATCTCATTTTGCTGGTGCCAATTATATAGAATTACTATTGAATATGTTTTATAAAAAAGATCTTAAATTTAATGAAAATAATTATATTGAAAATTTGTTTTTAATGAGATATGATAATGCATTATATAAAAGAAAAGAGGAGTTGATAGAATTAGATTAA
- a CDS encoding HAD family hydrolase, protein MDLDNTLFDQKEYEFQMFELISHEVEKKYKIFSTIYKNKLIELFLNKMQYKIFDKAFIEIKGKIPEDWELFVKNVVLKIYRNGKVNIHLWEEAIRVLNILKGNNVLLALITNGNLEVQKNKIKLLKIENVFDRIYISDSYKPPERKPSTRMFEDFLGEFNLNSNEVIHIGDDEKLDGAALKVNISFYKINSKYDWNKFLYKYKI, encoded by the coding sequence ATAGATTTAGATAATACATTATTCGACCAGAAAGAGTATGAATTTCAAATGTTTGAATTAATATCTCATGAAGTAGAAAAAAAATATAAAATTTTCTCTACTATATATAAAAATAAATTAATTGAATTATTTCTGAATAAAATGCAATATAAAATTTTTGATAAAGCATTTATTGAGATAAAAGGTAAAATTCCGGAGGATTGGGAATTGTTCGTAAAAAATGTTGTTTTGAAAATATATAGAAATGGAAAAGTTAATATACATTTATGGGAGGAAGCTATTCGTGTATTAAATATATTGAAGGGAAATAATGTATTGTTGGCATTAATTACAAATGGAAATTTGGAAGTGCAAAAAAACAAAATAAAATTATTAAAAATAGAAAATGTATTTGATAGAATCTATATTTCGGATTCTTATAAGCCTCCCGAAAGAAAACCTTCTACAAGAATGTTTGAAGATTTCCTTGGTGAATTTAATTTAAATTCTAATGAAGTAATTCATATAGGTGATGATGAAAAATTAGATGGAGCGGCTTTAAAAGTAAATATAAGTTTCTATAAAATAAATTCAAAATATGATTGGAATAAATTTTTGTATAAATATAAAATATAA
- the neuC gene encoding UDP-N-acetylglucosamine 2-epimerase: MKKVCIFTGTRAEYGLLWPLMKIIKENKEHELQIIVSGMHLSPEFGLTYKEIEKDSFNINEKIEILLSSDSAIGINKSIGLGLISFSESLKRLNPDVLVILGDRFEALAIAISAYIMKIPIVHLYGGEKTEGAIDEGIRHSITKMSYLHFTSTEEYRKRVIQLGESPERVFNVGAIGLDNIKGLKLLKKEELEKELEFKFGEKNILFTYHPATLNKNKLDNELKEIFDTLEKLINSGYRVIITKSNADEGGRKINKYIDKFSLKYSDKVLAVTNLGTLKYLSTMRYVDLIMGNSSSGIVEAPSFKIPTINIGERQNGRVKGNSIIDVKPSKKEILKAIKIAENLDKETIINPYDQGGAAKKIYNIIKDYIKNKKLKIKKEFFDINFLI, encoded by the coding sequence ATGAAAAAAGTATGTATTTTTACAGGTACAAGAGCTGAATATGGCTTATTGTGGCCATTAATGAAAATTATAAAAGAGAATAAAGAACATGAGTTGCAAATAATAGTTTCTGGTATGCATCTCTCTCCTGAATTTGGGTTAACGTATAAAGAGATAGAAAAAGATAGTTTTAATATAAATGAAAAAATAGAAATATTATTATCAAGTGATAGCGCTATTGGAATAAACAAGTCCATAGGATTGGGTTTAATAAGTTTTTCAGAATCTTTGAAAAGATTAAATCCAGATGTTCTAGTAATTTTAGGAGATAGATTTGAAGCATTGGCTATTGCGATTTCTGCATATATAATGAAAATTCCAATTGTTCATTTGTACGGTGGTGAAAAAACCGAAGGAGCAATTGATGAAGGAATAAGGCACTCAATAACAAAAATGAGTTATCTACACTTTACTTCAACAGAAGAATATAGAAAACGAGTTATACAATTAGGAGAGTCTCCCGAAAGAGTATTTAACGTTGGGGCAATAGGATTAGATAATATAAAAGGGTTAAAATTATTAAAAAAAGAAGAGTTGGAGAAAGAATTAGAATTCAAATTTGGAGAAAAAAATATATTATTTACATATCACCCAGCTACTTTAAATAAAAACAAATTAGATAATGAATTAAAAGAAATTTTTGATACTTTAGAAAAATTGATAAATAGTGGTTATAGGGTAATAATAACAAAAAGCAATGCTGATGAAGGTGGAAGGAAAATAAATAAATATATTGATAAATTTTCTTTAAAATATTCTGATAAAGTATTAGCAGTAACTAATCTTGGAACATTAAAATATTTATCAACAATGAGATATGTTGATTTGATAATGGGGAATTCTTCCAGCGGTATTGTTGAAGCACCATCTTTTAAAATTCCAACAATAAATATAGGAGAAAGACAAAATGGCAGGGTAAAGGGAAATAGTATAATAGATGTAAAGCCGTCAAAAAAGGAAATATTAAAAGCGATAAAAATAGCTGAAAATTTAGATAAAGAAACTATTATAAATCCATATGACCAAGGAGGGGCGGCAAAAAAGATATATAATATAATAAAAGATTATATAAAAAACAAAAAACTAAAAATAAAAAAAGAATTCTTCGATATCAATTTTTTAATTTGA
- the neuB gene encoding N-acetylneuraminate synthase, with product MIKNGVYIIAEAGVNHNGDINIAYKLINAAAEAKADAIKFQTFKANKVASIFAKMASYQKNNLKKQMRQIDMIREFELNFEDFIKLKKYCDEKGIEFLSSPFDHESIDFLEELIPYYKIPSGEIINYPYLKQIAEKNKPIIMSTGMATLGEVEKALDIIYSVNKNSEIYLLHCTTNYPTPYEEVNLKAMLTLKEAFKLPVGYSDHTLGIEVPVAAVAMGAQIIEKHFTLDKNLRGPDHKASLEPDELEAMVKAIRNIEKALGNGIKKPNKSEIEIKKVVRKKLVAKRNIKVGEILKIEDIEIKRTNEGLEPEFLDIIIGKKLIKEINEDEGFTWNHFMEEK from the coding sequence ATGATAAAAAATGGAGTTTATATAATAGCTGAAGCTGGTGTAAATCATAATGGAGATATTAATATCGCATACAAATTAATTAATGCTGCTGCTGAAGCAAAAGCAGATGCTATAAAATTTCAAACTTTTAAAGCAAATAAAGTAGCATCAATTTTTGCTAAAATGGCATCTTACCAAAAAAACAATTTAAAAAAACAAATGAGACAAATTGATATGATAAGAGAATTTGAATTGAATTTTGAAGATTTTATAAAATTAAAAAAATATTGTGATGAAAAAGGTATTGAATTTTTATCTTCGCCCTTTGACCATGAAAGTATCGATTTTTTAGAAGAATTAATACCATATTATAAAATTCCATCTGGTGAAATCATAAATTATCCATATTTAAAACAAATAGCAGAAAAAAACAAACCAATAATAATGTCAACAGGTATGGCAACATTAGGTGAAGTGGAAAAAGCTTTGGACATTATATATAGTGTGAATAAAAATTCAGAAATATATCTTTTGCATTGTACGACAAATTATCCAACACCTTATGAGGAAGTTAATTTGAAAGCAATGCTCACACTGAAAGAAGCTTTTAAATTACCTGTTGGTTATTCCGATCATACCTTAGGAATCGAAGTGCCTGTTGCGGCTGTAGCTATGGGAGCGCAAATTATAGAAAAACATTTTACTTTAGATAAAAACTTACGAGGACCAGATCATAAAGCATCATTAGAACCAGATGAATTGGAAGCAATGGTGAAAGCTATAAGAAATATAGAAAAAGCATTAGGTAATGGAATAAAAAAACCAAATAAAAGCGAAATAGAAATAAAAAAAGTAGTAAGAAAAAAATTGGTAGCAAAAAGAAATATAAAAGTGGGAGAAATTTTGAAGATTGAAGATATTGAAATAAAAAGAACAAATGAAGGATTAGAACCTGAATTTTTAGATATAATAATAGGCAAAAAATTAATTAAAGAAATAAACGAAGATGAAGGTTTTACATGGAATCATTTTATGGAGGAAAAATAA
- a CDS encoding acylneuraminate cytidylyltransferase family protein — protein sequence MYRDKKFLAIIPARGGSKGIKDKNIINLKNKPLISYTIEAAKKSDVFDEIMVTTDSKKIAEVAKKYGASVPFLRPVELSTDTANSIDVIIHTLNYYINKNINFDYFILLQPTSPLRKAEDILSAVKLLFEKNANSIVSICEVEHSPLFSNTLPEDLNLSKFIREEVKNKRRQDLPKYYRINGAIYISKVDYFLKVKDFYSEKSYAYIMPADRSIDIDNYLDLKLAELLLEEIYEDKRNK from the coding sequence ATGTATAGGGATAAAAAATTTTTAGCAATAATACCAGCAAGAGGTGGATCAAAAGGAATAAAAGATAAGAATATAATTAATTTAAAAAATAAACCATTAATAAGCTATACTATAGAAGCTGCAAAAAAAAGCGACGTGTTTGATGAAATTATGGTTACAACAGATTCTAAAAAAATTGCAGAAGTAGCAAAAAAATATGGAGCAAGTGTACCTTTTTTAAGACCAGTTGAATTATCAACAGATACAGCAAACAGTATAGATGTAATAATTCATACTTTAAATTATTACATAAATAAAAATATAAACTTTGATTATTTTATATTATTACAACCCACATCTCCATTAAGAAAAGCAGAAGATATTTTAAGTGCAGTTAAATTATTGTTTGAAAAAAATGCAAATTCAATTGTTAGTATATGTGAAGTAGAACATTCACCATTATTTAGCAACACACTTCCAGAAGATTTAAATCTTTCAAAATTCATTAGAGAAGAAGTAAAAAACAAGAGACGGCAAGACTTACCGAAATATTATAGAATAAATGGTGCAATTTATATTTCAAAAGTAGATTATTTTTTAAAAGTAAAAGATTTTTATAGCGAAAAAAGTTATGCATATATAATGCCAGCAGATAGATCAATAGATATTGACAATTATCTAGATTTAAAGTTAGCAGAACTGTTATTGGAGGAAATTTATGAAGATAAAAGAAATAAATGA
- a CDS encoding sugar phosphate nucleotidyltransferase translates to MKIKEINDFVLITKEISLEKIIDNLNESPYKILFVLENNKLIGTITDGDIRRHIYNSKNTNISKLKAYDLMNKKFKYILEKEYKGLSYNDILKYNVEYLPVLNDNMEIRKVLKIPINFQELSKLKTKVLIMAGGKGTRLYPLTKVIPKPLVPYRDKTIIEKIMEQFLNSGFDEFILSVNYKKDLIKNYFSELKYNIEYIEEKDFLGTAGSIAYLRLYNMKRPFFVANCDVLLNINFSEVLEYHLKEKADITIISARENIDIAYGVLKFDEKNNYIKIEEKPNYEFNVNTGIYVLNPGIIELIKLDEKIDMPQLLKRASENNKRIKVYKSEEKMIDVGQWEYYKKLL, encoded by the coding sequence ATGAAGATAAAAGAAATAAATGATTTTGTTTTAATAACAAAAGAAATTTCATTAGAAAAAATAATTGATAATTTAAATGAATCTCCATACAAAATCCTGTTTGTTTTGGAAAACAATAAGTTGATAGGAACAATTACTGATGGAGATATTAGAAGACATATATACAATTCAAAAAATACTAATATATCCAAATTAAAAGCGTATGATTTAATGAATAAAAAATTCAAATATATACTTGAAAAAGAATATAAAGGATTATCATATAATGATATTTTAAAATATAATGTAGAATATTTGCCAGTGTTAAATGATAATATGGAAATAAGAAAAGTTTTAAAAATACCAATAAATTTTCAAGAGTTATCAAAATTAAAGACTAAAGTATTAATAATGGCTGGAGGAAAAGGAACGAGGTTATATCCCTTAACAAAAGTTATTCCCAAACCGTTAGTTCCATATAGAGATAAAACGATTATTGAAAAGATAATGGAACAATTTTTAAATTCAGGTTTTGATGAGTTTATATTGAGTGTAAATTATAAAAAAGACCTAATAAAAAATTATTTTTCTGAATTAAAATATAATATTGAATACATAGAAGAAAAAGATTTTCTTGGAACAGCAGGCAGTATAGCTTATCTTAGATTGTATAACATGAAAAGACCGTTTTTTGTAGCAAATTGTGATGTTTTGTTGAATATAAATTTTTCAGAAGTATTGGAATATCATTTAAAAGAAAAAGCAGATATAACAATAATTTCTGCAAGGGAGAATATTGATATAGCATATGGTGTTTTAAAATTTGATGAAAAAAATAATTATATAAAAATAGAAGAGAAACCAAATTATGAATTTAATGTTAATACGGGTATATATGTATTAAATCCAGGAATAATTGAACTAATAAAATTAGATGAAAAAATAGATATGCCACAACTATTGAAAAGAGCAAGTGAAAATAATAAAAGAATTAAAGTATATAAGTCAGAAGAAAAGATGATTGATGTAGGACAATGGGAATATTATAAAAAATTGTTGTAA